The Streptomyces sp. NBC_00435 nucleotide sequence CCGGCTGCGCCGCGTCGGCTGCGACACCGGTCAGGGCTGGCTGTACTCCCGGGCGGTGGCCCCGGAACTGATCGCCGAGATGATCGCCGCCCGGCCGCGGACCGGCGCCCCCGGCTGAGCGGCCCGCCGGCCGGCCGCCGTACCCCGGGGCGGAACCGGCCGCCGTACCCCGGGGACCGAAAGGGAGCCGGGTTGCGGGCGGAGCACGGCAGCGAGCGGCGCCGGACTCTGCCGGACACCGGCATTACGTCACCGCGCCACCCTTTGGAACGATCTTCGTGCCGGCCTGCCGCCGGCAGCTCTTCGTACCAGGGGGAAACCACATGAAGACGACCCGAGCCGCCCTCGTCCTGGCCGCCGGCGCACTCGCCCCGGCCCTGCTCCTCGCCACGCCGGCGCTCGCCGCGGGCCCGTCAGCCGCTCCCGCCGCCGCGTCGGCGGCGAATTCGACGGACACGCAGAACGCCGCGGCCATCGTCAAGCTGCTCGCCGACCCCGCCAGCGGCAGGGCCGTCAAGCGCGAGGCCAACAAGGCCCTCGACGGCACCGCCGCCGACCGGACCGCCTTCCTCGCCACTGGCCTGCGGCTCGCCCGGGCCGAGGACGACCGGGTCGCCGTGGCCCGGATCCTGGCCCGCCCCGGCATCAGCGCCGCTCTGCGCGCGGCGGCCAACAAGGCCATGGACGGCACCCCCGAGGAGCTGCGGTACTTCGTGACGGTCGGCCAGTACGAAGTGGACGCCCCCGCCCGGCGCTGACCGCCGGCCACGGCCGCCGACACGGCCGCCCCCGCCCCTGTGAGAG carries:
- a CDS encoding ALF repeat-containing protein, producing the protein MKTTRAALVLAAGALAPALLLATPALAAGPSAAPAAASAANSTDTQNAAAIVKLLADPASGRAVKREANKALDGTAADRTAFLATGLRLARAEDDRVAVARILARPGISAALRAAANKAMDGTPEELRYFVTVGQYEVDAPARR